A window of Candidatus Methylomirabilota bacterium contains these coding sequences:
- a CDS encoding DUF3467 domain-containing protein produces the protein MLRSLMNRGCEDPPEGGLLEGRYANYFTVGYNAFEFLLDFGQFYPEGKEARLHTRIITNPIYAKTLLELLRESIDRYEQTFGHIAEGSEEGPKL, from the coding sequence ATGTTGAGGTCCTTAATGAATCGTGGATGTGAGGATCCCCCGGAAGGCGGGCTACTCGAGGGGCGCTACGCCAACTATTTTACGGTTGGCTATAACGCGTTCGAATTTCTGCTTGACTTCGGTCAATTCTATCCAGAGGGCAAGGAGGCCAGACTGCATACCCGGATCATTACCAACCCGATCTACGCAAAGACCTTGCTAGAGCTCTTGCGGGAGTCCATCGATCGATATGAACAGACCTTCGGACACATCGCCGAAGGGAGCGAAGAAGGGCCCAAGTTATGA
- a CDS encoding peptidase M4 family protein yields the protein MSGSIESAFGGTANVRTRPVSRLRSGLYCILPPHMLESIAQNGTVQQRARALQTLAVDHTLRALRAAPPQAARAARGRPGMLALAEGQKQRTISDAHHTQNLPGSVVRAEGVPPTGDPAVDEAYDGLGATYDLFWDVYERNSIDDEGMPMDATVHFGEDYNNAFWNGERMVFGDGDGELFNRFTISIDVMGHELTHGVTEDEAQLVYFFQPGALNESMSDVFGSLVKQYVLKQTADEADWLIGAGLFTANVNGVALRSMKAPGTAYDDPVIGKDPQPAHMTDFVYTFSDNGGVHINSGIPNHAFYLVATQLGGYAWEKAGHIWYEALRDPKLKRNWGFRRFARLTIANAGRLYGEGSSEQTAVRYGWSQVGIVIN from the coding sequence ATGAGCGGCAGCATAGAATCAGCATTTGGCGGCACTGCCAATGTACGGACGCGACCGGTCTCCCGTCTCCGGTCCGGTCTGTACTGTATCCTGCCGCCGCACATGCTCGAATCGATTGCCCAGAACGGAACGGTGCAGCAGCGCGCTCGCGCGCTCCAGACGCTGGCCGTCGACCATACGTTGCGCGCGCTTCGCGCGGCGCCACCCCAAGCGGCTCGGGCCGCTCGAGGGCGGCCTGGCATGCTGGCGCTCGCAGAGGGCCAGAAACAGCGCACGATCTCCGATGCCCACCACACCCAGAACCTGCCGGGAAGCGTGGTGCGAGCCGAGGGCGTACCGCCCACAGGTGATCCCGCAGTCGATGAGGCCTACGATGGACTTGGCGCGACGTACGACCTGTTCTGGGATGTCTATGAGCGCAACTCGATTGACGACGAGGGCATGCCCATGGACGCGACCGTCCATTTTGGTGAAGACTACAACAACGCCTTCTGGAATGGCGAGCGGATGGTGTTCGGCGACGGCGACGGCGAACTCTTTAACCGTTTTACCATTTCCATCGACGTCATGGGCCATGAGCTGACCCACGGCGTCACTGAGGATGAAGCCCAGCTCGTCTATTTCTTTCAGCCTGGCGCGCTGAACGAATCGATGTCGGATGTCTTCGGTTCGTTGGTAAAGCAGTACGTGCTGAAGCAGACCGCCGACGAGGCCGACTGGCTCATCGGCGCCGGACTCTTTACGGCGAACGTCAATGGGGTTGCGCTGCGTTCCATGAAGGCCCCCGGCACCGCGTATGACGACCCGGTAATCGGCAAGGACCCTCAGCCGGCGCATATGACGGACTTTGTCTACACATTCAGCGATAATGGCGGCGTGCACATCAATTCAGGTATCCCCAACCATGCCTTTTACCTGGTCGCCACACAGCTTGGAGGATACGCCTGGGAGAAAGCGGGCCACATCTGGTACGAGGCGCTGCGTGACCCGAAACTCAAGCGCAATTGGGGTTTTCGGCGATTCGCCAGGCTGACGATCGCCAATGCCGGGCGATTGTACGGCGAGGGAAGTTCTGAGCAGACAGCCGTACGCTATGGTTGGAGCCAGGTGGGGATCGTGATCAACTAA